A window of Chitinophaga sp. MM2321 contains these coding sequences:
- a CDS encoding ribulokinase → MSYVIGVDFGTDSVRSIIVDVRNGKEVAAAVFYYPRWKDGLFCNPAQSRFRQHPLDYIEGLEATIRECLQQAGAAVTAEIKAISVDTTGSTPVAVDETGTPLALLPAFKDNPNAMFVLWKDHTALKEAAAINATAATFKENYLRFVGGIYSSEWFWAKLLHILRADESVRGAVHSWVEHCDWIPFLLSGGKQASQLKRGICSAGHKALFAAEFGGLPPDHFFTAIDPLLKGFTNRLFTQTYTASEAAGHLCPEWSERLGLPVSVVIGIGAFDAHMGAVGGQIAPYHLSKVMGTSTCDMLVAPMEEMKDTLVKGICGQVPGSVIPGMMGMEAGQSAFGDAYAWFSRILSWPLEQLLPASALIDAELAARLTKEATGNMIRELSRQAAAIPPEEHTELALDWLNGRRTPDADQSLKGAITGLNLATDAPRLFRTIAESTCFGAKAIVERFNREGVPVKGLIGIGGVAKKSPFIMQMMADVMNMPIRIHRSEQTCALGAAMFAATAAGLFEKVEDAMEAMGQGFETTWYPDVQRTSIYEKRYAEYKALGAFTASITIH, encoded by the coding sequence ATGAGCTATGTTATAGGGGTGGACTTTGGTACAGACTCCGTACGTTCCATCATCGTGGATGTTCGCAATGGTAAAGAAGTGGCGGCGGCTGTTTTTTATTATCCCCGCTGGAAGGATGGTCTTTTCTGTAACCCCGCGCAGAGTCGTTTCCGGCAACATCCGCTGGATTATATAGAAGGATTGGAAGCAACGATCAGGGAATGTCTGCAACAGGCCGGTGCAGCAGTGACGGCAGAAATAAAAGCAATATCCGTTGATACCACCGGATCTACACCTGTAGCGGTAGATGAAACAGGTACGCCACTGGCATTGTTGCCTGCTTTCAAAGACAATCCCAACGCTATGTTTGTGCTGTGGAAGGATCATACGGCTCTGAAAGAAGCGGCAGCAATCAATGCTACAGCGGCCACTTTCAAAGAAAACTACCTGCGCTTCGTAGGTGGTATCTATTCTTCCGAATGGTTCTGGGCTAAACTGCTGCATATTCTTCGTGCAGACGAATCCGTTAGAGGAGCAGTCCATTCCTGGGTAGAACATTGCGATTGGATCCCGTTCCTGCTTTCCGGTGGAAAGCAGGCCAGTCAGCTGAAACGCGGCATTTGCAGCGCCGGTCACAAAGCATTGTTTGCGGCGGAATTTGGTGGATTGCCACCGGATCATTTCTTTACCGCCATTGATCCTTTGCTAAAAGGGTTCACCAATCGATTATTTACACAAACCTATACTGCCAGCGAAGCCGCCGGCCACCTTTGCCCGGAATGGTCAGAACGACTGGGACTCCCTGTCAGCGTGGTGATTGGCATCGGCGCCTTCGACGCGCACATGGGCGCCGTAGGCGGACAAATAGCCCCTTACCATCTCAGCAAAGTAATGGGTACTTCTACCTGCGATATGCTGGTGGCGCCCATGGAAGAAATGAAGGATACACTGGTAAAGGGCATCTGCGGACAGGTACCCGGTTCCGTTATCCCCGGTATGATGGGCATGGAAGCCGGTCAGTCGGCCTTTGGCGATGCCTATGCCTGGTTCAGCAGGATCCTGTCGTGGCCACTGGAACAGCTGTTGCCCGCCTCTGCACTCATTGATGCAGAGCTGGCCGCCCGGCTGACCAAAGAAGCGACCGGTAATATGATCCGGGAACTTAGCCGGCAGGCAGCAGCGATCCCGCCGGAAGAACACACAGAGCTGGCCCTGGACTGGCTCAACGGAAGGCGTACACCCGATGCAGACCAGTCGCTCAAAGGCGCCATCACGGGTCTTAACCTGGCAACGGATGCGCCACGCCTCTTCCGCACTATCGCTGAATCTACCTGTTTCGGCGCCAAAGCCATCGTAGAACGTTTTAACCGCGAAGGCGTACCGGTAAAAGGGTTGATCGGTATCGGCGGTGTGGCAAAAAAATCACCCTTCATCATGCAGATGATGGCAGACGTGATGAATATGCCCATCCGCATCCATCGCTCCGAACAAACCTGCGCACTCGGCGCGGCCATGTTTGCCGCTACGGCCGCAGGGTTGTTTGAGAAAGTGGAAGATGCCATGGAGGCTATGGGACAAGGATTTGAAACAACCTGGTATCCTGATGTACAACGTACATCTATATACGAAAAAAGGTATGCTGAATATAAGGCACTCGGTGCTTTCACTGCTTCTATCACCATTCATTAA
- the pepE gene encoding dipeptidase PepE, which yields MKHIVLASTSTLFGDAYLAYLQPVIKPLFSGIHEMIFVPYARPGGISHDDYTERAAAAFAPLNIRVRGLHTFANPAAAIQTGAAFFTGGGNTFLLVKELKEQGLMDVLKAAVEMGRPYLGCSAGSNIGGVSMQTTNDMPIVYPPGFQTMGLVPFNLNPHYLDPIPDLPHMGETREARIREYHTQYSTPVVGLREGSWIYVKDQAITLEGSLPARIFEAGKAAYEIESGTSLTYLR from the coding sequence ATGAAGCATATTGTACTGGCGAGTACGTCTACCCTATTCGGAGACGCTTACCTGGCCTACTTGCAGCCGGTAATAAAACCGTTATTCAGCGGAATCCATGAAATGATATTTGTGCCGTATGCACGGCCCGGCGGCATCTCTCACGACGATTATACGGAACGGGCGGCAGCCGCATTTGCGCCCTTAAATATCCGGGTGCGGGGGTTGCATACCTTTGCAAATCCGGCGGCGGCGATACAAACGGGGGCGGCGTTTTTCACCGGCGGCGGCAATACCTTCCTCCTGGTAAAGGAACTGAAAGAACAGGGACTGATGGATGTTTTAAAGGCGGCCGTTGAAATGGGCCGTCCTTACCTGGGTTGCAGCGCCGGCAGTAATATAGGCGGTGTGTCCATGCAAACCACCAATGATATGCCCATTGTATACCCGCCCGGTTTTCAGACTATGGGGCTGGTCCCGTTCAACCTGAACCCCCACTACCTCGATCCTATTCCCGATCTGCCTCATATGGGAGAAACCAGGGAAGCACGCATCAGGGAATACCATACACAGTACTCCACACCCGTTGTGGGCCTGCGGGAAGGCAGCTGGATCTATGTAAAAGATCAGGCAATAACCCTGGAGGGGTCTTTACCTGCCCGCATTTTTGAAGCCGGCAAAGCGGCTTACGAAATAGAAAGTGGTACCAGTCTCACCTACCTCCGCTAA
- a CDS encoding TetR/AcrR family transcriptional regulator: MRIRDENKEIAIREKAIEMIVNEGFDGLSMHKLAKAANISASTIYIYFKNREDLLNQLYIAVADLFVKETLQNFDPEMDFEAGLWLQWNNRYRYILQYPLHYHFSEQFRNSPLIRQQEAREDPFRTAMHKFVKQAVQRKQLADLPAEIFWSLAYGPFYILVKFHLDNSAMSGKPFSLSEQKMKQTFERVMKALKP, from the coding sequence ATGCGTATAAGAGACGAAAATAAAGAAATCGCCATCCGCGAGAAAGCTATCGAGATGATCGTAAATGAAGGCTTTGACGGATTGAGCATGCATAAACTGGCCAAAGCAGCCAATATATCTGCTTCCACTATTTACATCTACTTTAAAAACAGGGAAGATCTGTTGAACCAGCTGTACATAGCGGTGGCAGACCTGTTTGTGAAAGAAACACTCCAAAATTTTGACCCGGAAATGGACTTTGAAGCGGGGTTATGGCTGCAATGGAATAACCGTTATCGTTACATCCTTCAATATCCCCTGCACTACCATTTTTCAGAGCAATTCCGCAACTCTCCCCTGATCCGGCAACAGGAAGCACGGGAAGACCCCTTCCGTACCGCCATGCACAAGTTTGTAAAACAAGCCGTACAAAGAAAGCAACTGGCAGACCTGCCCGCAGAAATATTCTGGTCGCTGGCCTACGGCCCCTTTTATATACTGGTTAAATTCCACCTGGATAACAGCGCGATGTCAGGCAAACCATTTTCGCTGAGTGAGCAGAAAATGAAACAAACATTTGAGCGGGTAATGAAAGCACTAAAACCGTGA
- a CDS encoding DEAD/DEAH box helicase produces MHKEKYSLGNILSNLKIDSLNEMQLASVEANKQHQDVILLSATGSGKTLAFMLPVLSQLDPANKSTQALIVVPSRELALQIEKVFKLMGTGYKITACYGGHLRETEENNLVQPPAVIVGTPGRLGDHIRRGNITVAAIETLVLDEFDKTLELGFQEEVSFIVESVPNVKKRILTSATESVDIPAFLKLDNPEKLDFLPEEGTPPARLTIKQVLSPENDKVNTLFRLICYLGNRSTIVFCNHREAVERTSVLLSDKGIINEFYHGAMEQQERDSALCKFRNGTVNVLVTTDLAARGLDIPNIRYIVHFHLPHTEDSWTHRNGRTARMEASGTAIVILSPDEKLMPYIVDEVVEDINLPETSTLPDKPKWTTLFIAAGKKDKVNKVDIVGFLTNRGMLKKEDIGLIEVKDFFSFVAVVKSKVGNTLEMIKEHRIKNKKVKIEVAK; encoded by the coding sequence ATGCATAAAGAAAAATACTCATTAGGAAATATTCTTTCCAATCTCAAGATCGATTCACTCAATGAAATGCAGCTGGCATCGGTAGAAGCAAACAAGCAACACCAGGACGTGATCCTGTTGTCTGCTACCGGTTCCGGCAAAACGCTGGCCTTCATGTTGCCGGTATTGTCACAGCTGGACCCTGCCAATAAAAGCACCCAGGCCCTGATTGTTGTGCCTTCCCGCGAGCTGGCCCTGCAAATAGAAAAGGTGTTCAAGCTGATGGGAACAGGCTATAAGATCACTGCCTGTTATGGCGGACATCTGAGAGAAACTGAAGAAAATAATCTCGTTCAGCCACCAGCTGTGATTGTAGGTACCCCCGGCCGTTTAGGGGATCATATTCGCCGTGGTAATATTACTGTGGCCGCTATCGAAACGCTGGTACTCGATGAATTTGATAAAACACTGGAACTGGGCTTCCAGGAAGAGGTGTCATTCATCGTGGAATCCGTGCCTAACGTTAAAAAGCGCATCCTCACTTCCGCTACGGAATCTGTGGACATCCCTGCTTTCCTTAAACTGGACAACCCGGAGAAGCTCGATTTTCTGCCTGAAGAAGGTACACCGCCTGCCAGGTTGACTATCAAACAGGTTTTATCTCCCGAAAATGATAAAGTAAATACCCTGTTCCGCCTCATCTGTTACCTGGGTAACCGTTCTACCATTGTGTTCTGCAATCACCGCGAAGCAGTGGAACGTACCAGTGTGCTGTTGTCGGATAAAGGGATCATCAACGAATTCTATCATGGCGCCATGGAACAGCAGGAACGCGACAGCGCCCTCTGCAAGTTCAGAAATGGTACCGTGAACGTGCTGGTAACCACCGATCTGGCCGCACGTGGCCTGGATATTCCCAATATCCGCTATATCGTGCACTTCCACCTGCCACATACAGAAGACAGCTGGACACACCGCAACGGCCGTACAGCCAGAATGGAAGCGAGTGGTACCGCCATCGTGATCCTGTCGCCGGATGAGAAGCTGATGCCGTACATCGTCGATGAAGTAGTGGAAGACATTAACCTCCCCGAAACATCCACTTTGCCCGATAAGCCCAAATGGACAACCCTGTTCATCGCCGCGGGTAAAAAAGATAAAGTGAATAAGGTAGATATTGTCGGCTTCCTCACCAACAGGGGCATGCTGAAAAAAGAAGATATCGGCTTGATCGAGGTAAAAGACTTCTTCTCATTCGTAGCCGTGGTGAAATCCAAAGTAGGTAATACTTTAGAGATGATCAAGGAACACCGGATCAAGAACAAGAAAGTGAAGATAGAGGTAGCAAAATAA
- a CDS encoding family 20 glycosylhydrolase: protein MKYLIGRAAVCMLLLLVSTATMAQHNKDFKWNVLPVKGLLLSVPKSQDVPLLCRFIKEALVAEGVNTLALRIEYVYKFKSDPELADNNAISEKELKQIAKACKEAGIRLIPTMNLLAHQSEQTEMLPLLKKYPQLDESPDFNPPVPWKDGGMFDFYSKSICPLHPDLFKIIFPLMDELIDVCGADAFHVGLDEAWILGYDKCPRCGGRDKAEILAGYITALHNHLKEKKCRMWMWSDRLIDGKETNLLGWQASMNNTARAIDLIPKDIMICDWKYEDAPPTPAYFAIKGFNVLPSACAKEEVALAQLEQVYAARKNAARADFSLTLSERMPGVFETMWVNTREFIDAYYNRPGVRKGVQDNADTFKALFKEIRRNEQLN, encoded by the coding sequence ATGAAATATTTAATAGGCCGGGCAGCTGTATGCATGCTGCTGTTGCTGGTAAGTACCGCAACGATGGCACAACATAATAAGGATTTCAAATGGAATGTACTGCCGGTAAAGGGGTTGTTGCTGAGTGTACCGAAATCGCAGGATGTACCATTGTTATGCCGTTTTATAAAAGAAGCACTGGTGGCGGAAGGAGTGAATACACTGGCATTAAGGATTGAGTACGTATACAAATTTAAATCGGACCCTGAGCTGGCAGATAATAATGCCATTTCAGAAAAGGAACTGAAGCAGATTGCGAAAGCCTGTAAGGAGGCGGGCATACGGCTTATACCTACTATGAACCTGCTGGCGCATCAATCCGAACAAACAGAGATGTTACCCCTGTTGAAAAAATATCCACAGCTGGATGAATCACCGGATTTTAATCCGCCGGTACCCTGGAAAGATGGGGGGATGTTTGACTTCTACAGTAAAAGTATCTGTCCTTTACATCCTGATCTGTTTAAGATCATATTTCCTTTAATGGATGAACTGATTGATGTATGTGGTGCAGATGCTTTCCATGTAGGACTGGACGAAGCATGGATTCTCGGCTATGATAAATGCCCACGTTGCGGTGGCAGGGATAAGGCGGAAATATTGGCCGGCTATATAACTGCATTACACAATCATCTGAAAGAGAAAAAGTGCCGGATGTGGATGTGGAGCGACCGGCTGATAGATGGTAAGGAAACTAACCTGCTGGGATGGCAGGCCAGCATGAATAATACCGCCAGAGCCATCGACCTGATACCGAAGGATATCATGATCTGTGACTGGAAGTATGAAGATGCACCGCCCACACCGGCCTATTTTGCTATCAAAGGGTTTAACGTGCTACCATCTGCCTGTGCCAAGGAAGAAGTAGCACTGGCCCAACTGGAGCAGGTATATGCCGCCCGTAAGAATGCTGCCCGCGCGGATTTCTCTCTTACTTTATCTGAACGCATGCCAGGTGTATTTGAAACCATGTGGGTAAATACCCGCGAGTTTATTGATGCCTATTATAACCGCCCAGGTGTGCGTAAAGGGGTACAGGATAATGCAGATACATTTAAAGCATTGTTTAAAGAAATCAGGAGAAATGAACAGTTAAATTAG
- a CDS encoding IPT/TIG domain-containing protein — protein MKTIIYSLQLSLLLFAAMGCKKDKGFVHDNNAPVVIDKFTPEAGAAGTEVLIYGSNFSTDTTGVTVTVNGVKALITGIISDHILVVIPVKAGTGKVMVSINGKTAEGAKDFQYQASYKVTTLAGNGTAGFADGIGTKALFNFEDRCGLDVDDEGNLYVADSKNYSVRKITPDGTVTTLAGNGEFGYQEGKGDAARFQLPTDVAVDKDGNVFVSDPFSWALRKISPDGTTTLIDWVQAWGLGVDKRNGTLYCVNSTSGKIYQVPPGGSPQEIISGLNNPADVAVDDQGNLFVTESGSSLIKKFTAGTWEPAVIAGDASGTGLVNGVGSAARFEYPWGIAIDAQNNLFIAGNGSKDAPSSNSNQCIRFITANTWNVSTYIGGTTAGFADGTGAAGLFNVPTGVAVDKNNTVYVVDRVNNRIRMITSE, from the coding sequence ATGAAAACTATCATATATAGTCTGCAACTTTCATTGCTCTTGTTCGCAGCGATGGGTTGTAAAAAAGATAAAGGCTTTGTGCATGATAATAATGCGCCGGTTGTTATTGACAAATTTACACCGGAAGCCGGTGCTGCCGGCACGGAAGTGTTGATCTATGGCAGTAATTTCAGTACCGATACCACGGGCGTTACGGTAACGGTGAATGGTGTAAAGGCACTGATCACGGGTATCATCAGTGATCATATACTGGTAGTGATACCGGTAAAAGCAGGTACCGGTAAAGTAATGGTGTCCATCAACGGGAAAACAGCGGAGGGCGCAAAAGATTTCCAATACCAGGCCTCTTATAAGGTAACCACCCTGGCAGGTAATGGTACTGCGGGTTTTGCCGATGGTATAGGCACAAAGGCGTTGTTTAATTTTGAAGACAGATGTGGGTTGGATGTAGATGATGAAGGAAACCTGTATGTAGCAGACAGCAAAAATTATAGTGTGAGAAAAATAACACCTGATGGAACCGTCACCACTTTGGCCGGCAACGGAGAATTTGGCTACCAGGAAGGAAAGGGAGATGCCGCAAGGTTCCAGTTGCCAACAGATGTTGCCGTAGATAAAGATGGAAATGTATTTGTATCAGATCCTTTTTCATGGGCGCTCCGGAAAATTTCACCGGATGGTACTACCACACTGATTGACTGGGTACAGGCCTGGGGACTGGGGGTGGACAAAAGGAACGGTACATTATACTGTGTAAATTCAACAAGCGGTAAAATCTACCAGGTGCCGCCGGGAGGAAGCCCACAGGAGATTATCTCCGGCCTCAATAATCCTGCAGATGTGGCAGTAGATGACCAGGGAAATTTATTTGTAACAGAATCCGGCAGTTCCCTTATCAAAAAATTTACAGCAGGAACCTGGGAGCCGGCTGTTATTGCCGGGGATGCCAGTGGCACCGGTCTGGTGAATGGAGTGGGTAGTGCGGCGCGGTTTGAATATCCATGGGGAATTGCTATAGATGCGCAAAACAACCTGTTTATTGCCGGTAATGGCAGTAAAGATGCGCCTTCTTCAAACAGTAATCAATGTATCCGCTTTATCACTGCCAATACCTGGAATGTAAGCACCTATATTGGTGGCACCACTGCCGGCTTTGCTGATGGCACCGGAGCAGCAGGGCTTTTTAACGTACCCACCGGTGTAGCGGTAGACAAAAACAACACCGTATACGTAGTGGATAGGGTTAATAACCGTATCAGGATGATCACATCGGAATAG
- a CDS encoding RagB/SusD family nutrient uptake outer membrane protein — MRTFFLRTGTAALLILCATACKKNYLDRQPSDLITDKEVFGKIENAEKFVNVIYQSLPNMFQPGSGWMLSSATDESNQAADNSAAYPDAGNFNTGSMSPSNFPMQSLWTDYYGKIRSCNKFLGNYDMIKEDPNYPARRTRLKGEVLTLRAYYYFELLRTWGGVPLVLTEKNPFDDPAGIYFKRNTIEEVVASILSDLDEASTLLPVNYSDRPANWGRATKMIAMALKGRLLLYNASPLFNTANDKSRWQTAAVACKAALDTAIANGYTLNDNYGDIFTQYFNREVIWSRPAPGAFGDGGIDREMNPRSANGYGNITPLQELVDDYEMQSTGLPVTDPASGYITDQPYKGRDPRFYATILYPGASWKGKVLDPNGADAPRSGQISTNYWPRKFLLPSVDLFASSGATDRKWILIRTAELYLNYAEAQNEAGGDDAGVISAVNAIRKRAAMPDISGGSPEVLRAKIRHERRIELALEGYRFWDVRRWKTAEIVDNKEVHGVTVSGTGNVTYTYPVIEKRAFDPKRNYWLPIPQSEMDKVSSQNEGFTQNIGW, encoded by the coding sequence ATGAGAACTTTCTTTTTAAGGACAGGTACGGCAGCATTACTGATCTTGTGTGCAACTGCCTGCAAAAAAAACTACCTGGACAGGCAGCCCAGTGATCTGATAACAGATAAAGAAGTATTTGGCAAAATTGAAAATGCAGAGAAATTTGTCAACGTTATTTACCAGAGTTTGCCCAACATGTTCCAACCCGGTTCGGGGTGGATGCTGAGCAGTGCAACAGATGAATCTAACCAGGCAGCTGATAACTCGGCAGCTTACCCTGATGCGGGTAATTTTAATACGGGTTCTATGAGCCCGTCTAACTTCCCTATGCAAAGCCTGTGGACAGATTATTATGGCAAGATCCGCTCCTGCAATAAATTCCTGGGCAACTATGATATGATAAAGGAAGATCCTAACTATCCGGCGCGTCGCACCCGGTTGAAAGGGGAAGTATTGACATTGCGCGCCTATTACTATTTTGAATTGCTGCGTACCTGGGGTGGCGTGCCATTGGTGCTCACAGAAAAAAATCCTTTCGATGATCCTGCGGGCATCTATTTTAAACGTAACACCATTGAGGAAGTAGTAGCCAGTATCCTGAGCGATCTGGACGAAGCGTCAACCCTGTTGCCCGTTAATTACAGCGACCGCCCGGCCAACTGGGGCAGGGCTACCAAAATGATTGCTATGGCATTGAAAGGAAGACTGCTGTTGTACAATGCCAGCCCGCTTTTTAATACAGCCAACGATAAAAGCCGGTGGCAAACGGCAGCTGTGGCTTGTAAGGCAGCATTAGACACTGCTATCGCCAACGGATATACGTTGAATGATAATTACGGTGATATATTTACGCAATACTTTAACCGGGAAGTCATCTGGAGCCGCCCGGCCCCCGGTGCTTTTGGTGATGGTGGTATAGACCGGGAAATGAATCCCCGCAGCGCCAACGGTTACGGAAACATAACACCACTGCAGGAACTGGTAGATGATTATGAAATGCAAAGCACAGGTTTGCCTGTTACCGATCCTGCATCCGGGTATATTACTGATCAGCCCTATAAAGGAAGAGATCCGCGCTTTTATGCTACCATCCTGTATCCCGGTGCCAGCTGGAAAGGAAAAGTATTAGATCCCAATGGTGCGGATGCACCACGATCCGGACAAATATCTACCAACTACTGGCCGCGCAAATTCCTGTTACCTTCTGTTGACCTGTTTGCCTCCAGTGGCGCAACAGATCGTAAATGGATACTGATCAGAACAGCAGAATTATATCTCAATTATGCAGAAGCACAAAATGAAGCTGGCGGCGATGATGCCGGCGTGATCAGTGCAGTGAATGCTATTCGTAAAAGGGCTGCCATGCCTGATATCAGCGGTGGATCACCCGAAGTCCTGCGCGCAAAGATCCGTCATGAAAGGAGGATTGAACTGGCGCTGGAAGGCTACCGTTTCTGGGATGTACGTCGCTGGAAAACAGCTGAAATAGTGGACAACAAAGAGGTACATGGAGTAACAGTATCTGGTACCGGAAATGTTACCTATACCTATCCGGTAATTGAAAAGCGGGCATTTGATCCGAAAAGAAACTACTGGTTACCAATACCACAAAGCGAGATGGATAAGGTAAGCAGCCAGAATGAAGGGTTTACACAGAATATTGGCTGGTAA